One Nitrosomonas sp. PY1 DNA window includes the following coding sequences:
- a CDS encoding HAMP domain-containing sensor histidine kinase yields MNNSYGIKQSLRYRVAVALATFSIFIVGTLCIILYFLSDNIEEAHIEQVIAMEMDHLIRSYQKHSDFNSQVGLHVRSFVISNMDDELQIPAYLRGLNPGFHRILHGTKDFHVSVRIIGETKFLVAYRIELHTQRLKKLRLSILLSWFIVIAIAFIVGYLLAKVLVRQVTDLAERVNSLAPGVVGADLLTQPDMDEEVAQLARALDDYQARIKRMLQREHEFTANISHELRTPITTILTSCELLLVDDSLSERLHYRIKMIESAATRMGEQLQALLFLAREQSLGEVETVALAECVYDAVDPICMEISRKNLDFEVNISPSITITVNRQALYTVLMNLLRNAVQYTDKGFIRVDFNDQRLSLSDSGIGIDPAYMPMLYERFFRGSSDGEGLGIGLAIVKRICDYYHWRIEIDSMPGKGTTFHIHFT; encoded by the coding sequence GTGAACAACAGTTACGGGATTAAACAAAGCCTACGTTACCGCGTTGCGGTAGCGCTAGCTACATTTAGCATCTTTATTGTTGGGACGCTTTGTATCATTCTTTATTTTTTATCCGACAATATCGAAGAAGCACATATTGAGCAGGTGATTGCAATGGAAATGGATCATCTAATACGCAGTTATCAGAAACACTCCGATTTTAATTCGCAAGTAGGTTTGCATGTTAGAAGTTTTGTCATTAGCAACATGGATGACGAATTGCAGATCCCTGCTTATTTACGAGGTTTAAATCCCGGCTTTCATCGTATTCTTCATGGCACAAAAGATTTCCATGTTTCTGTGCGCATTATTGGTGAAACAAAATTTCTGGTGGCTTATCGCATTGAGCTACATACGCAACGTTTAAAAAAATTAAGATTATCGATTTTACTTTCTTGGTTTATCGTTATAGCTATCGCATTTATTGTTGGCTATCTGTTGGCTAAAGTATTGGTCCGGCAAGTTACTGATTTGGCGGAAAGAGTAAATTCGTTAGCACCAGGGGTTGTGGGAGCCGATTTATTGACACAACCAGACATGGATGAAGAAGTAGCGCAGCTAGCGCGTGCGTTGGACGATTATCAAGCACGCATTAAGCGCATGCTTCAACGTGAGCACGAATTTACTGCCAATATTAGCCATGAATTGAGAACACCTATTACTACTATTTTAACCAGCTGCGAATTATTGTTGGTTGATGATAGTTTATCGGAGCGATTGCACTACCGGATAAAAATGATTGAATCAGCGGCTACCCGAATGGGTGAACAGTTGCAAGCATTGCTATTTCTTGCACGTGAGCAATCGCTAGGAGAAGTCGAAACAGTTGCGCTTGCTGAATGCGTATACGATGCAGTTGATCCCATTTGTATGGAGATATCACGGAAAAATCTGGATTTTGAAGTCAATATTTCTCCTTCTATAACGATTACTGTAAATCGTCAAGCATTGTATACGGTATTAATGAATCTACTGCGTAATGCGGTTCAATATACAGATAAGGGTTTTATTCGAGTTGATTTCAATGATCAACGACTCTCTTTATCGGATTCTGGCATTGGTATTGACCCCGCCTATATGCCGATGTTGTATGAGCGGTTTTTTCGTGGCTCATCCGATGGGGAAGGATTGGGAATTGGGCTGGCAATCGTTAAGCGTATTTGCGATTACTATCACTGGCGCATTGAGATCGATAGCATGCCCGGAAAAGGTACAACATTTCATATTCATTTTACTTGA
- a CDS encoding sodium-dependent bicarbonate transport family permease has product MATLQPVVLFFVFGVLAGVIKSDLKIPEALYKSLSLFLLIAIGFKGGVSMAKYDIMEVLPIALSMVVLAALIPLTAYPILRFVGKFTQADAGAISAHYGSVSAVTFAVGVAFLQAKGETSEGYMVLIMALMEIPALVTGTILARAGAGGEKTQWGKLMHEILTGTSLYLLIVGVIIGYYAGMVNLVSPLDKMFMDLFMGVLAFFLLEMGLLAASRLKAVMAKGVFIIAFGILFPITAGMFGAYLGWIFGLSPGGTMLLAVLYASCSYIAAPAAMRIAVPDADPAVSIGASLGVTFPFNIFIGVPIYWQMAEWFHSIQY; this is encoded by the coding sequence ATGGCAACTTTGCAACCGGTTGTATTATTTTTTGTATTTGGGGTTCTGGCAGGTGTCATCAAGTCTGACCTTAAAATACCAGAGGCTTTGTATAAAAGCTTGAGTTTGTTTCTATTAATTGCCATTGGCTTCAAAGGGGGAGTGTCAATGGCGAAGTACGATATTATGGAAGTGCTGCCTATCGCCCTCTCTATGGTTGTTTTGGCAGCTTTGATTCCATTGACTGCCTATCCGATTCTGAGGTTTGTCGGTAAATTTACTCAAGCTGATGCGGGGGCGATTTCAGCGCACTATGGGTCGGTTAGTGCGGTAACTTTTGCTGTGGGGGTGGCATTTTTGCAAGCAAAAGGTGAGACATCAGAAGGCTACATGGTATTGATTATGGCATTAATGGAAATTCCTGCTTTGGTAACTGGTACGATTCTGGCACGTGCAGGTGCTGGAGGTGAAAAAACTCAATGGGGTAAATTGATGCACGAAATCCTAACAGGTACCAGTCTCTATCTGTTGATTGTCGGTGTAATCATTGGTTATTACGCAGGTATGGTTAATTTAGTATCGCCTCTTGACAAAATGTTTATGGATTTGTTTATGGGGGTGCTGGCGTTCTTCTTGTTAGAAATGGGGCTATTGGCAGCATCACGCTTGAAGGCAGTTATGGCGAAAGGAGTATTTATCATTGCATTCGGTATTTTGTTTCCAATAACAGCCGGAATGTTTGGTGCTTATTTAGGATGGATATTCGGATTGTCGCCTGGCGGTACTATGCTACTGGCTGTGTTGTATGCAAGCTGTTCTTACATTGCTGCTCCGGCTGCTATGCGGATTGCTGTACCAGATGCAGATCCGGCTGTTTCAATTGGCGCTTCATTGGGTGTGACTTTTCCATTTAATATTTTTATTGGTGTGCCTATTTATTGGCAAATGGCAGAATGGTTTCATAGTATTCAATACTAA
- a CDS encoding P-II family nitrogen regulator — translation MDKTIAMKRLEIVIGIEQLEELMELLGKSDVRGYTVIKNAGGYGSRGARDPNDVLMEQENVVVVLACKEDQAQSVVGNLRPVMKRLGGMCLVSDCLWVEGPAVSY, via the coding sequence ATGGATAAGACAATTGCCATGAAACGGCTCGAAATCGTGATCGGTATCGAACAATTAGAGGAATTGATGGAATTGCTGGGAAAAAGTGATGTGCGTGGATATACGGTAATTAAAAATGCAGGAGGCTATGGCTCTCGCGGTGCCCGTGATCCTAATGACGTTTTGATGGAGCAGGAAAACGTTGTTGTGGTACTTGCATGCAAGGAAGATCAGGCACAATCAGTAGTCGGAAATTTAAGGCCAGTTATGAAACGATTAGGGGGAATGTGTTTGGTCTCAGACTGCTTATGGGTTGAAGGACCGGCTGTTTCTTATTAA